In a genomic window of Flavobacterium lipolyticum:
- a CDS encoding helix-turn-helix domain-containing protein: MTRDILKKKIGQRIVELREKRGWSQSDLARACSKDRQAIEKLENGKVNPTIYTLLEIANVLGISLSKLLDF, from the coding sequence ATGACACGAGATATATTAAAAAAGAAAATTGGTCAAAGGATTGTCGAACTTCGAGAAAAAAGAGGTTGGAGTCAATCTGACTTGGCAAGGGCTTGTAGTAAAGACCGCCAAGCTATTGAAAAACTTGAAAACGGAAAAGTTAATCCGACGATTTACACTTTGCTTGAAATTGCAAATGTTTTAGGAATTTCTTTGTCAAAGTTACTTGACTTTTAA
- a CDS encoding type I toxin-antitoxin system SymE family toxin, which produces MKNSRKLKIHRKHQARAYRKTIMIPQIILEGKWLGRLGFMAGLMVNVEQRKNKLIITVHKG; this is translated from the coding sequence ATGAAAAATTCAAGAAAACTGAAAATTCATAGAAAGCATCAAGCACGGGCTTACAGAAAAACCATAATGATTCCACAAATAATACTTGAAGGCAAATGGCTTGGTCGTCTTGGCTTCATGGCAGGACTGATGGTAAATGTAGAACAAAGGAAAAACAAATTGATAATTACCGTTCACAAGGGATGA